TGTAGCTTCCTCATCAAAAGACACCAGCAAAATTTGTCCAACTCTTGGGTGTAATGGCTACATTGTTTAGACTGACAGATGTAAGGTTCAAAAATCAGTTGGCATACCCCTTGAAAATCACTACaatatacactcagtgtacaaaacattaagaacaccttcctaatattgacttgcaccaccttttgccctcagaacagcttcagttcgtctgggcatggactctacaaggtattgaaagcgttccacagggctgctggcccatgttgactccaaatcTTCcgacagttgtgttaagttggctagatgtcctttgggtagtggaccattcttgacacacacgagtaactgttgagtgtgaaaaacccagcagcattgcagttcttgacacactcaaaccgttacgcctggcacctactaccataccccgttcggCACAtttctgtcttgcccattcaccctctgaacggcacacatacacaatccacgtctcaattgtctcaaggcttaaaaatccttctttaaccagaCCTCccatcatctacactgattgaagtggatttaacaggtgacataaaTAAGAGATcgcagctttcacctggtcagtctgtcatggaaagagatgtTTTGTACAGAATGTATATCAGGTAGAGCAACAGACTTGGGGGAAGTAACAGTAGTATTCTTGGTTTATAGTGGTATAAATTGATAATAGGGGTGATACATAAAATTATTCTAAAGAGATTTACTCATCAGTGCGACATTCAAGGGGTTAAGCATTGTGTCCCATACCCATCTCATTTACAGCGAAGGAACACTGATAGCCAGTGTAGATTTGGGATGCCCCGCGCCCGGGGAAGTCAAAGAGCTTCACCAGTCTGGGCACCATCTCGTCCTTCTGCTCCGTGTGACCCAGCCGTCCATAACCACCAAAGCCCCAGGAAAACACCCGCTTCTGTGAGTCCAATATcagctggaaacacacacacacacacacctcgcgcTAACATCACTAATATACACCAACACTATTGCGAGACATAAAGCTCTATATCATTGTTTGATTGGTTTCTAAAATGCACATTTCTGGCTCAAGGTGTATTTGTGACAGTAGGGATCAGAGCCCGTATttataaagtgtctcagagtaggagtgctgatctagaatcaggtcaCCCATGTACATGTAATCTTatttattatgatctaaaaggtcaAACTGATAATTCTAAGACTGAATACGCATCCTCATCTTTTCTCCTCACCGTGTGATTGCCTCCGCAGGCAACGTCTCGGACCACCACGTTAGGTACAGGCGTCACCTGGCCGTCCTTACTCTTCTCGATGAAGATGGCCACGCGGCGTGCAATGGTCTCACAGTCAAACTCGATGCGCTGGGCGCGGGCAATGAACTTGCCGTCAGAGTTGTGTCCTGTGacccaaaacacaacacaaaaatAAGTGCAACGCCAGTGTTTGATCTAGAATGATTTTTGAAAGGGTCATTGTGACTCTTCAAATGTGTCATTGGAGAAACTTTTTTTAGAAGTTTAAATCTGTCCAGTCCTGCTCGTTAGTTGTGGACATACCTAGCTGGCCATACTCTGGGCACCCGAACGAGTAGAGGTTTCCTTTGCAGTCCACCACCATGCTGAACTCTGCCCCACACGCCACCTTGACCAAGGGCTGCCCATTGTACTGGAtctgagaggggaaaggagaagctTTGATAAGCACAGGCTCAGCATGTGGCCATATTAGACCCATAATAAATCAGACACAATAATTAGGCTGATGAATAATGAGGTTGATGTTGCTTACCAGGGCTGGACTGAGGACTGCATCTGTTTGGTTGCCCTGGCCCAGCTGGCCCAGTTTGTTCTCTCCAAACGAGTAGGCGGTGCCACCCTCTGTCAATGCCAGGGTGTGGTTGCGTCCACAGGCTGCAGCCACCACCACTTCGTCTGCGAGGGGCTCAATCAGCTTTGGGGCCTCCAGGCGCTTGGTGTCCCCGTGACCCAGCTGACCCTTTTCATTTCGACCTGACAAAGGGAGAAAGAAGTCAACATTGATCCTTTCTCCTGGACTCAAACAAGCTAGAATGATTACATCTATGAGACATATACATACAAGTATAAACTATGAGCTATTACAGTATAGCATTCCTACCCCAGCTCCAGAGCTTGCCCTCGGTGGTGATTAGGAGGCTGTGGGCAGCACAAGGCCCAGACACCACACTGCTGACCTGCACGTCACTCAGGCTGCCGTAGCGGTGCGGACCCCACAAGTTCTGGCCTAGGTTCCTGAAGGCCACtgcgagaccacacacacacacctttaacaAAGTCTGCTGCGATTTGAAATGCactttaaagtttgatttgataagaAACAGTTCAATACTGCAGTCAATTATGAGGATTTCTTCAAGATTGTCAGTAGAAAGACAGGAAAAACTACTTTCAAAGTTGGTAGCACAAGTGCTATTAAGGGACAACCGAGTGGAGTATTGCATACAGCAATGTACAGGACTGGGCAGGGTTATACCTTGTGCTTTTGGCACCTCTTTCCTTCCGATGAGATCCCAGTTGGTGGCTCCGAAAATGAGCAGTTGACCTTTGACTTTAGGTAAGTCAAGTTTCTATAGAAATGACAATACAGGGATCAGCTTTATCTTAATTAACGTTTCTCCTGATGTTTTGTTCTAGCACTGCATAAGCACCCTTGATTTACAAGTGACTAATAACATGTTGTTACATTCTCTATTCACATTAACCACAATTCTATATAGTCACATCACAAACCCCCTCCCTTGATTACCTGAACAACGTTCGACAGCCTCATGCAGGACTTACTATTTTTTCCTTGATATCGTCCGCGACAGTGACTGGTTGAAGGCCTGACTTTGTAGCAGGCTTGCCAGGTTTCTTTGTGTTCTCCTGCTCTTCATAATCGTCAAACTCATCATCACTGCTGAACTCCCTTTCCTTCTTTTTGCCTCCTGCCCTCTTCCTCTTGATCCCACCATTCCCTGAGACTTCGGTTACCTTCTTGCGTGGCATGTTTGTCAAAATATCTATTAAAAAGTGGGGGTGAAAACACATACATGCATTTAGATATCAATACAACCGAAACCAAACTATTATTGCTGAACTGCTGACAATGCAATGCTCTTGAGAGGAAAGACATGTAAACAGTCAAAGGAAAACTAAGTGTAAATGGCTTGTCATTTACACGTTAAATTCAAGTCCAAGTACACACAAGTTAGAAAGCCACCCATCTTAGGCACGATTAACATAGCAACTCGCGCTAGTAATGAATTCTAGCACTCAGTTGTCCGCATTTCTTTGTCTTTGTGCTAACATAATCTGAGGCTACTACCTACTGAACAGCGGACAACTATTAAACCACGGAAAAATACGAAAATAGCCACACAGTGCACAGTTTCACTGGATTAAAAAAaagagttagctagctaatctagctagccagctaacgtcaCTAACTAAGGCCAGCTAGTGTAAGCTATCGATATCTAAACAAAGACACAAACCTTGGGTAAcgttaactaacgttagctagctaatacaccGATGAAAAACTTTCGCTTTCTCCAACTAAAAGTTGTTAAACCTCTTGATTTCAGATTATTTTACTTCTAATTCGGCGACTAATTAACGTCTGCAGAAGGATTTCCTGATTCTCTAGTGTCTGTCCGTCTTCCTCGTTTTTTGATGGATTTTTTTGAACAAAAGAATCTGCAGTCTCCGGCGCGATGAAACCACGTGAGTACTGCCTACATTTATAATTAACTACAGTTGGATAATGCAAAAAGCCATAACTCTCCCTTATTTATGTATACGTTACAGCTTGTGATAAAAGTTGTAACATATACACTGGgcgaaaatataaacgcaacatgtaaagtgttggtttcatgagctgaaataaaatatcccagaaatgttccataggcacaaacttgtttacatccttgttagtgaacatttctcttttgccaaaatAATAcatccaactgacaggtgtggcatatcaagaagctgattaaacggcatgatcattacataggtgcaccttgtgctggggacaataaaaggccactctaaaatgtgccgttttgtcacacaatacaatgacacagatgtctcaagttttgtgtGAGCATGCAAAatcatgctgactgcaagaatgtccaccagagctgtttccagaaaaTTGTATGTTTATTTCtcaaccataagccgcctccaacgtcacaaccacagaccatgtgtatggcgtcgtgtgggcgagcggtttgctgttgtcaacgttgtgaacagagtaccccatggtggtggtgaggttatggtatgggcaggcataaactacggacaacaaacacaattgcattttatcgatggcaatttgaatgcacagaggtcctgaggcccattgtcatgccagtCATAcgtcgccatcacctcatgtttcagcataatgcatggccccatttcggaaggatctgtacacaattactggaaactgaaaatgtcccacttcttccatggcctgcatactcaccagacatcaccacccattgagcaagtttgggatgctctggattgatgtgtacgacagcgtgttccagttcccgccaatatccagcaacttggcacagacattgaagaggagtgggacaacattccacagcccacaatcaacagcctgatcaactctatgcgaaggagatgtgtagcATGCACTGcatgcatgaggaaaatggtggtcacaccagatactgactggttttctgatccacaccgctaactttttttaaaggtatctgtgaccaacagatgcatatctgtgttcccaatcatgtgaaatccatagatttcacatgattggaTAATGaatttatgaactgtaactcactcaaatatttgaaattgttgcatgttgcgtttatatttgtgttcagtatatgTTTCAGTGTTTACCTGGGATTCGTTTGCTGTGGATGTCTGGCCTATAAGTATTTTGATTGATGGTCTGCTTTATCACTATTTTTAGGTAtttctttttatttcacctttatttaaccaggtaggcaagttgagaacaagttctcatttacatttgcgacatggccaagataaagcaaagcagtttgacacatacaacaa
The window above is part of the Salmo salar chromosome ssa15, Ssal_v3.1, whole genome shotgun sequence genome. Proteins encoded here:
- the LOC106572241 gene encoding protein RCC2 homolog, which translates into the protein MPRKKVTEVSGNGGIKRKRAGGKKKEREFSSDDEFDDYEEQENTKKPGKPATKSGLQPVTVADDIKEKIKLDLPKVKGQLLIFGATNWDLIGRKEVPKAQVAFRNLGQNLWGPHRYGSLSDVQVSSVVSGPCAAHSLLITTEGKLWSWGRNEKGQLGHGDTKRLEAPKLIEPLADEVVVAAACGRNHTLALTEGGTAYSFGENKLGQLGQGNQTDAVLSPALIQYNGQPLVKVACGAEFSMVVDCKGNLYSFGCPEYGQLGHNSDGKFIARAQRIEFDCETIARRVAIFIEKSKDGQVTPVPNVVVRDVACGGNHTLILDSQKRVFSWGFGGYGRLGHTEQKDEMVPRLVKLFDFPGRGASQIYTGYQCSFAVNEMGGLFFWGVTNTSRESTMYPKAVQDLCGWKVRSLACGKSSIVIAADDSTISWGPSPTFGELGYGDNKAKSSTTAQEVKTLDGVYTEQVVMGYAHCLVIVRQDTPQEQEKLKKLPEYNPRTL